One genomic region from Cardinium endosymbiont of Dermatophagoides farinae encodes:
- a CDS encoding PHP domain-containing protein, whose protein sequence is MHNFCHLHCHTEYSLLDGAAKVQRLVAATKQLGMDALAITDHGNMFGVPHFVAAAAKEGVKPIIGCEFYMAPDRHNHKDKTRYHQLLLAKNAIGYQNIAKLSSLGFLEGYYYKPHIDKALLKQYKEGLIATTCCLGAEIPKAIIGHGEAAAEKLFVEWLELFGQDYYIELQRHGIKEQEICNAVLLGWAKKYNVKVIATNDVHYITQEDSIAQDVLLCLQTGKDYHDPNRMRFSNDQFFLKSQKRWRCFLQMPQRLLPIPWSW, encoded by the coding sequence ATGCATAACTTTTGCCATTTACATTGCCATACAGAATATTCCCTGTTGGATGGTGCTGCTAAGGTACAGCGTTTAGTAGCAGCTACTAAACAGTTGGGCATGGATGCATTGGCCATTACAGACCATGGCAATATGTTCGGTGTACCGCATTTCGTAGCTGCAGCAGCCAAGGAAGGGGTAAAACCAATTATAGGGTGCGAATTCTATATGGCACCTGATCGGCATAACCATAAAGACAAAACGCGTTACCACCAGTTGCTCCTCGCCAAAAATGCCATAGGCTATCAAAATATTGCCAAATTATCTTCCCTAGGTTTTTTAGAAGGTTATTATTACAAGCCGCACATCGATAAAGCACTACTGAAACAGTACAAAGAGGGTTTAATAGCTACTACCTGCTGCTTAGGTGCAGAGATTCCTAAAGCCATTATTGGCCATGGTGAAGCAGCTGCAGAAAAGCTTTTTGTAGAATGGTTGGAGCTATTTGGCCAAGATTACTATATAGAACTGCAAAGACATGGCATCAAAGAGCAAGAAATTTGTAATGCAGTATTGCTGGGCTGGGCAAAAAAATACAATGTAAAGGTTATTGCTACCAACGATGTCCATTACATCACGCAAGAGGACAGCATTGCTCAAGATGTATTGCTTTGTTTACAAACTGGAAAGGATTATCATGATCCCAACCGGATGCGTTTTAGCAATGATCAATTCTTTTTAAAGTCCCAGAAGAGATGGCGCTGCTTTTTGCAGATGCCCCAACGGCTATTACCAATACCTTGGAGTTGGTAG
- the dnaE gene encoding DNA polymerase III subunit alpha — MALLFADAPTAITNTLELVAKIETPSLVRDVLLPIFQLPSGFSDPNLYLTHLAFSGARAKYGTIAAEVESRLNYELAIIAQTGFAGYFLIVQDFIEAAVQLNVIVGPGRGSVAGSLVAFCIGITKIDPLRYNLLFERFLNPERVSMPDIDVDFDDEGRKKVIDYVIQKYGRNQVASIITFGSMAAKSAIRDVARVLGVPLARANYMTKLIPDKLGITLSEAFEEVKALAEIKKEITTPEGKVLDLAERLEGLVRHTGIHAAGIIIAPNNITEYIPVKTDKNSDLLVTQYDGSVLEGLGMLKMDFLGLKTLSIIKDALLLIEQNSAITIDIDCIPLDDPITFKLYQSGNTKGTFQFESEGMRQWLIKLQPTTMEELIAMNALYRPGPMQFIPNFIARKHGKEAIEYPHPLLEAILKPTYGIMIYQEQIIQTAQTMAGYTLGGADLLRKAMGKKNATEMAKQRDIFVTGAAQKHQIPKEKALAIFEIMEKFAQYGFNRSHAAAYSLIAYQTAYLKAHYPTEYMAAVLTHNQGDIEKIAFFMEESRQQGLAVLGPDVNQSQVNFSAGLHKEIRFGLGAIKGAGEAAVTAIIEARRQRGTFKDIFDFVESIQPKSINKKTMESLALSGAFDTFKGVHRRQYVYEASGSSFIEKVIQYRNRMQKERMEALQSLFAASGYSQIKKPEPVDCAPYEPLEQLRIEKELVGFYISGHPLDPFKVDIASFCNVTTQNILTANRKAVTIAGILTASTIKQNGKGNAFALLTLDDYHGALNFALFGEDYLKHKHLLEVGKLLFLTGHVAPRYGNQEIQTFKPQAIHLLEEMRERMAKGVHLKLIQHHIDQVLVDALESYIKQHPGKSFIKISIIDDEDQITIPTLSTQYRVALNNELFGLFNALSIDFHLYA; from the coding sequence ATGGCGCTGCTTTTTGCAGATGCCCCAACGGCTATTACCAATACCTTGGAGTTGGTAGCAAAAATAGAAACGCCCTCCCTGGTGCGTGATGTACTATTGCCTATTTTTCAATTGCCAAGTGGATTTTCAGACCCCAATCTCTATCTAACCCATTTGGCTTTTTCTGGTGCCCGCGCCAAGTATGGAACCATTGCTGCGGAAGTAGAAAGTAGGCTCAATTATGAATTGGCTATTATTGCCCAAACCGGGTTTGCCGGTTATTTTTTAATTGTACAAGATTTTATTGAAGCTGCTGTGCAATTAAATGTTATCGTAGGGCCAGGAAGGGGCTCTGTAGCAGGTTCGCTAGTGGCTTTTTGTATAGGGATTACCAAAATAGATCCGCTGCGCTATAATCTGCTTTTTGAACGCTTTTTGAACCCTGAACGAGTCTCCATGCCCGATATAGATGTAGACTTTGATGATGAGGGTCGTAAAAAGGTCATTGATTATGTGATTCAAAAATATGGTAGAAACCAAGTAGCCTCAATTATTACCTTTGGTAGCATGGCGGCTAAATCGGCCATACGTGATGTAGCACGTGTGCTGGGCGTTCCGCTGGCACGGGCCAACTATATGACCAAGCTGATACCAGATAAACTAGGCATTACGCTATCAGAGGCTTTTGAGGAGGTCAAAGCGCTGGCTGAAATCAAAAAAGAAATAACCACCCCAGAGGGTAAAGTGCTCGACTTGGCTGAAAGACTAGAAGGATTGGTCCGTCACACAGGTATTCATGCAGCAGGCATCATCATCGCACCCAATAATATCACAGAATATATTCCGGTAAAAACAGATAAAAACTCTGACCTACTGGTGACCCAATATGATGGGTCGGTACTGGAAGGGCTGGGCATGTTGAAAATGGATTTTTTGGGGCTAAAGACACTCAGTATTATTAAAGATGCGCTGCTATTGATCGAGCAAAACAGCGCCATCACTATAGATATAGATTGCATCCCACTAGATGACCCTATTACCTTTAAACTATACCAATCGGGTAATACCAAAGGAACCTTTCAATTTGAGTCAGAAGGCATGCGCCAATGGCTGATTAAACTGCAACCCACTACAATGGAGGAGCTGATTGCGATGAATGCCCTCTATAGACCAGGCCCGATGCAGTTTATTCCTAATTTTATTGCCCGTAAACATGGTAAAGAAGCTATTGAATATCCCCACCCACTTCTGGAAGCCATTCTAAAGCCTACCTATGGCATTATGATCTACCAAGAGCAAATCATACAAACCGCACAAACCATGGCAGGTTATACCCTGGGTGGTGCAGATTTGCTCCGTAAGGCTATGGGTAAAAAAAATGCAACAGAAATGGCCAAGCAGCGTGACATATTTGTAACAGGAGCAGCCCAAAAGCATCAAATTCCTAAAGAAAAAGCACTGGCCATTTTTGAGATTATGGAAAAATTTGCGCAGTATGGTTTCAATCGCTCCCATGCAGCAGCTTATTCCCTGATTGCCTACCAAACTGCTTATTTAAAAGCCCATTATCCTACCGAATATATGGCTGCTGTGCTCACCCATAATCAAGGTGATATTGAAAAAATTGCTTTCTTTATGGAAGAAAGCCGCCAGCAAGGGCTCGCTGTATTAGGCCCTGATGTCAATCAAAGTCAAGTTAATTTTAGTGCCGGTCTGCATAAAGAAATCAGGTTTGGGCTAGGTGCCATTAAAGGAGCTGGCGAGGCTGCCGTTACAGCCATTATAGAGGCAAGAAGGCAAAGAGGTACTTTCAAAGACATTTTTGATTTCGTGGAGTCCATTCAGCCCAAAAGCATCAATAAGAAAACCATGGAATCGCTTGCTTTATCTGGTGCTTTTGATACCTTTAAAGGGGTACACAGAAGACAGTATGTCTATGAAGCATCCGGTAGCAGCTTTATAGAAAAAGTGATACAATATCGGAATCGCATGCAAAAAGAGCGGATGGAAGCGCTTCAATCGCTCTTTGCAGCCAGTGGCTATAGCCAAATTAAAAAGCCAGAACCAGTTGATTGTGCGCCTTATGAGCCATTGGAGCAGTTGCGTATAGAGAAAGAACTGGTTGGTTTTTATATTTCTGGTCACCCACTAGATCCATTTAAAGTAGATATAGCAAGCTTCTGCAATGTAACCACACAAAATATATTAACTGCAAATCGAAAAGCAGTAACCATAGCCGGTATACTCACCGCCTCTACAATTAAACAAAACGGCAAAGGCAATGCCTTTGCTTTACTCACATTAGACGATTACCATGGCGCACTCAACTTTGCACTTTTTGGGGAAGATTACTTAAAACACAAACATCTATTAGAAGTCGGCAAATTACTCTTCTTAACAGGCCATGTAGCCCCACGCTACGGGAACCAAGAAATACAAACCTTTAAGCCTCAAGCCATTCACCTACTGGAGGAGATGCGGGAAAGAATGGCCAAAGGAGTCCATTTAAAGCTGATACAACACCATATTGACCAAGTATTGGTTGATGCATTAGAATCTTATATCAAACAGCATCCAGGTAAATCTTTTATAAAAATATCGATTATAGATGATGAAGACCAAATCACCATTCCCACCCTTTCTACCCAATACCGTGTCGCACTCAACAATGAACTATTTGGACTATTCAACGCACTCTCTATAGATTTTCATCTATATGCTTAA